One stretch of Zingiber officinale cultivar Zhangliang chromosome 6B, Zo_v1.1, whole genome shotgun sequence DNA includes these proteins:
- the LOC121990987 gene encoding proline-rich receptor-like protein kinase PERK2 — protein MVCYFIEFHSPTYLPIESLRNSSPNSSSHAGLLHPTPPLTPSPSNSSPANISPANPSPRTTPPNSSPSRPRIPEKGASSPAEGVSTEGFGQRRKERARDPDEGELGKKASYAIPAKESLGKSVFSDILNGKWRYSETPAKQLRYG, from the exons ATGGTGTGCTACTTCATTGAG TTTCACTCACCCACCTATCTTCCGATCGAATCCCTCCGGAActcttctcccaactcctcatctcacgccggccttctccatccaactcctcctctcacaccctctccttccaactcctctccggcaaACATCTCTCCGGCGAACCCCTCTCCGCGAACCACTCCTCCGAACTCCTCTCCATCAAGACCGCGG ATCCCGGAAAAGGGAGCGAGCTCACCAGCGGAAGGGGTCTCGACGGAAGGCTTCGGGCAGAGAAGGAAAGAACGCGCACGCGATCCCGACGAAGGAGAGCTCGGGAAAAAGGCAAGTTATGCGATTCCGGCGAAGGAGAGCTTGGGAAAAAG TGTCTTTTCAGATATTTTGAATGGTAAATGGAGATATTCAGAAACTCCAGCTAAACAGCTCagatatggatga